The proteins below come from a single Marinobacter bohaiensis genomic window:
- the hpaI gene encoding 4-hydroxy-2-oxoheptanedioate aldolase: MHHTAVPGMVPGNPFKRALANGEPQVGFWLSMGSSYCAEMCATAGFQWLLIDGEHAPNDVNSTLAQLQAVAPYGGHPVVRAVQGEPALIKQLLDIGVQTLLVPMVDTPEQAAAMVAATRYPPEGIRGVGAAVARASRWNGRADYVHHANEEVCLLVQAETVTALENLEAICAVDGIDGVFIGPADLAASMGHLGNPAHPEVQDAIDEAIRRIVASGKAAGTLTGDIEQARRFLSLGATFVAVGLDVTLLMQSVRQRAFEFGLRANQPTSVKGPY, encoded by the coding sequence ATGCATCACACAGCGGTACCCGGCATGGTTCCGGGCAATCCCTTCAAGCGGGCGCTGGCCAACGGCGAGCCGCAGGTGGGCTTCTGGCTTTCCATGGGCAGCAGCTATTGCGCGGAGATGTGTGCGACCGCTGGATTCCAGTGGCTGCTCATTGATGGCGAGCACGCGCCTAACGATGTGAACAGCACCCTGGCCCAGCTCCAGGCGGTGGCGCCTTACGGTGGCCATCCGGTGGTGCGGGCGGTGCAGGGCGAACCGGCGCTGATCAAGCAGCTGCTGGATATCGGTGTGCAGACGCTGCTGGTGCCGATGGTGGATACCCCGGAGCAGGCGGCTGCGATGGTGGCGGCCACACGGTATCCGCCGGAAGGTATCCGGGGTGTGGGGGCGGCGGTGGCGCGGGCGTCACGCTGGAACGGTCGGGCCGATTACGTGCACCACGCCAATGAGGAAGTCTGCCTGCTGGTGCAGGCGGAAACCGTCACCGCCCTGGAGAACCTGGAGGCCATCTGCGCGGTGGATGGGATCGACGGGGTGTTTATCGGCCCGGCGGATCTGGCGGCGTCCATGGGCCACCTGGGTAACCCGGCACACCCGGAAGTGCAGGACGCTATCGATGAGGCCATCCGGCGCATCGTCGCCTCGGGCAAGGCGGCCGGCACATTGACCGGCGACATCGAGCAGGCGCGGCGCTTCCTGTCGTTGGGTGCCACCTTCGTCGCGGTCGGACTGGACGTGACCCTGCTGATGCAGTCGGTACGCCAGCGTGCCTTCGAGTTTGGCCTGCGGGCCAATCAACCCACGTCCGTCAAGGGACCCTATTGA
- a CDS encoding tripartite tricarboxylate transporter TctB family protein produces the protein MLRINERQIFYVVLIVGAGFFLSMAKAIPSSMGMPGDPGAGFFAFWSCVIIMVLLGYLLVTETFFQRADRDTPVRMTRHELVALAVTIAAIVIYLLLLSYAGFVISTLFFLFAFRQIIDRLIKHEPMSARSLIASGVFSVLATGFIYLVFSVLFELAMP, from the coding sequence ATGTTGCGCATCAACGAACGACAGATTTTCTATGTCGTGCTGATTGTCGGGGCGGGGTTTTTCCTGAGTATGGCCAAGGCCATTCCGTCGTCGATGGGAATGCCGGGGGACCCCGGCGCCGGTTTCTTCGCCTTTTGGTCCTGCGTGATCATCATGGTGTTGCTGGGGTATCTGCTGGTGACCGAAACCTTCTTCCAGCGCGCGGACCGGGACACACCGGTTCGCATGACGCGGCACGAGCTGGTGGCCCTGGCGGTAACTATCGCGGCCATTGTGATCTATCTGTTGCTGCTGTCCTACGCGGGCTTTGTCATCAGCACTCTGTTCTTCCTGTTTGCCTTCCGGCAGATCATCGATCGACTGATCAAACACGAGCCGATGTCCGCCCGGTCTTTAATAGCCTCTGGCGTTTTCTCGGTGTTGGCCACCGGTTTTATCTATCTGGTGTTCTCGGTTCTGTTTGAACTGGCGATGCCCTGA
- a CDS encoding tripartite tricarboxylate transporter permease, with amino-acid sequence MLANFADAASLFLDVNVFLAIAFGTVLGLIFGALPGLTATMGIALLLPLTFSMEPVTGMGMLLGVYCGAISGGSIPAALLNIPGTPSSVATTLDAFPMARNGEPGRALGLCIVSSMIGGLISVAIFAFLSPVIADVALDFSAVEYFSLGLFGLTIIASVSGQSIIKGIVAGLIGVLISLIGIDSLTGVVRLTAGIPDLVGGVDLMPALIGLFALSQIISDVTNLSPQSQAGARVRVNNAYPRFRETFRHWKVWSSSSLIGSLVGAIPGAGGSIASFLAYDQSKRMSKTPEKFGTGHDEGVISCESGNNGMTGGALIPMMTLGIPGDASAAILMGGLLIHGLQPGPMLFQDQGNIAYGIIIAFLVANIFMFCFQSVGIKLFVRVLQIPRSYLLPFILVMCMVGAYGISGTLSSAWVLLFFGVFGYFLNRYGFSSAPVVLGMILGYMVESNFRRGMTMNDGDWTVFFTHPISLCFLLLSVVSVVLPIIRHRRQARQRQQETNSNRPLESAR; translated from the coding sequence ATGCTTGCTAACTTTGCAGATGCAGCCAGCCTGTTTCTGGACGTCAATGTGTTCCTGGCGATTGCCTTCGGTACGGTCCTTGGTCTGATCTTCGGCGCGCTGCCGGGACTCACCGCGACCATGGGTATTGCCCTGTTGCTGCCGCTGACTTTCAGCATGGAGCCGGTGACCGGTATGGGCATGCTGCTGGGTGTCTACTGTGGTGCGATTTCCGGGGGCTCGATCCCGGCAGCCCTGCTGAACATTCCGGGCACGCCGTCGTCGGTGGCCACCACTCTGGACGCCTTCCCCATGGCCCGCAACGGCGAGCCCGGGCGGGCGTTGGGGCTGTGTATCGTGTCTTCCATGATCGGCGGCCTGATCAGCGTCGCCATCTTTGCCTTCCTGTCGCCGGTGATTGCCGACGTGGCGCTGGATTTCAGTGCGGTCGAGTATTTTTCTCTGGGATTGTTCGGGCTGACCATTATTGCGTCCGTATCAGGCCAGTCGATCATCAAGGGGATCGTAGCCGGTCTGATTGGCGTACTGATCTCCTTGATCGGGATTGATTCGCTGACCGGCGTAGTGCGCCTGACCGCGGGTATTCCCGACCTGGTCGGCGGTGTCGATCTGATGCCGGCCCTGATCGGCCTGTTCGCGCTGTCGCAAATCATCAGCGATGTCACCAACCTGTCGCCGCAGAGCCAGGCCGGTGCCCGGGTGCGGGTCAATAACGCCTATCCACGTTTCCGGGAAACCTTCCGCCACTGGAAGGTCTGGTCCAGCAGTTCGTTAATCGGTTCGCTGGTGGGGGCAATCCCCGGGGCCGGCGGCAGCATCGCGTCTTTTCTCGCCTATGACCAGTCCAAGCGCATGTCCAAGACCCCGGAGAAGTTCGGCACCGGCCACGACGAGGGGGTGATTTCCTGCGAGTCTGGCAACAACGGCATGACCGGCGGCGCACTGATTCCCATGATGACGCTGGGGATTCCGGGTGATGCGTCGGCGGCGATCCTGATGGGCGGTTTGCTGATCCATGGCCTGCAACCCGGTCCGATGCTGTTCCAGGATCAGGGCAACATCGCCTACGGCATCATCATCGCGTTCCTGGTGGCCAACATCTTCATGTTCTGTTTCCAGTCGGTGGGCATCAAGCTGTTCGTGCGCGTGTTGCAGATTCCGCGCTCCTATCTGCTGCCCTTCATTCTGGTTATGTGCATGGTCGGCGCCTATGGCATCAGCGGCACGTTGAGCTCGGCCTGGGTCCTGTTGTTCTTCGGGGTGTTCGGCTACTTCCTCAACCGCTACGGGTTCAGCTCGGCGCCGGTGGTTCTGGGCATGATTCTGGGGTACATGGTCGAATCCAATTTCCGCCGTGGTATGACCATGAACGACGGCGACTGGACCGTTTTCTTCACCCACCCCATTAGCCTGTGTTTCCTGCTGCTGTCGGTGGTCTCGGTGGTCCTGCCGATCATCCGCCATCGCCGTCAGGCCAGGCAGCGCCAGCAGGAAACGAACTCGAACCGGCCGCTGGAGTCGGCACGCTGA
- a CDS encoding NAD-dependent succinate-semialdehyde dehydrogenase → MSLTLTRDDLIRSQNLIGGEWTSALSEVVFPVQNPADLATIAQVPDSAAADARAAVDAAHAAFAAWREMPAKSRGQILKRWHALILAHQDDLGTLVSLEQGKPLAEGRGEILYAASYVEWFAEEASRIDGDVIASPVAGRRMMAVREPVGVVAVITPWNFPAAMIARKIAPALAAGCTVLAKPAEDTPLTSLALIRLAEEAGVPAGVINVVCASREQTPEVVDVWLAESRVRKVSFTGSTPVGKHLARASADTLKKLSLELGGNAPFIVFDDADLDAAVDGLMAAKFRNGGQTCVCPNRVYVQAGVFEAFAERLSRRVEALKVAPATDPEAEIGPMINARAVEKILAHIEDAVAKGARVLVGGQRLEELGPNYVAPTILADAGEDAVLCCEETFGPVAPLFRFESEDEVIEKANDTPFGLAGYFYSENVSRIWRVADALETGIVGINEGAVASEAAPFGGVKESGYGREGSRYGLEDYMHIKYLCQGNLRQTSGG, encoded by the coding sequence ATGTCTCTGACTCTCACGCGTGACGATTTGATCCGATCGCAGAACCTGATCGGCGGCGAATGGACGTCCGCGTTATCGGAAGTGGTCTTCCCGGTCCAGAACCCGGCCGATCTGGCTACGATCGCCCAGGTCCCTGACAGCGCCGCGGCCGATGCCCGAGCGGCCGTCGATGCGGCCCACGCCGCCTTCGCGGCCTGGCGCGAGATGCCCGCCAAGAGCCGGGGCCAGATCCTCAAGCGCTGGCACGCCCTGATCCTGGCGCATCAGGATGATCTGGGCACACTGGTGTCGCTGGAACAGGGCAAACCCCTGGCCGAAGGTCGGGGCGAGATTCTCTACGCCGCCAGTTATGTTGAGTGGTTTGCCGAAGAGGCCAGCCGCATCGACGGTGATGTGATCGCCTCGCCGGTTGCCGGTCGCCGTATGATGGCAGTCCGCGAACCGGTGGGTGTGGTGGCGGTGATCACCCCCTGGAATTTCCCGGCAGCGATGATCGCCCGCAAGATCGCGCCGGCCCTGGCGGCGGGCTGTACGGTGCTTGCCAAGCCGGCGGAAGACACGCCGCTGACCTCCCTCGCACTGATTCGCCTGGCGGAAGAGGCCGGGGTGCCGGCGGGGGTGATCAATGTGGTTTGCGCGTCCCGCGAGCAGACGCCTGAGGTGGTGGACGTCTGGCTGGCCGAATCTCGCGTGCGCAAAGTCAGCTTCACCGGCTCCACGCCCGTGGGCAAGCATCTGGCGCGGGCGTCAGCCGACACCTTGAAGAAGCTGTCCCTGGAGCTGGGGGGCAACGCGCCTTTCATTGTCTTCGACGACGCGGATCTGGATGCGGCCGTGGATGGCCTGATGGCGGCCAAGTTCCGCAACGGCGGCCAGACTTGCGTATGCCCCAACCGGGTGTATGTGCAGGCCGGTGTCTTCGAGGCGTTTGCCGAACGTCTGAGCCGCCGGGTGGAGGCCCTGAAAGTCGCGCCAGCGACGGATCCGGAGGCCGAGATCGGACCGATGATCAATGCCCGGGCGGTGGAGAAGATCCTGGCGCATATCGAGGATGCGGTGGCCAAGGGCGCGCGCGTCCTGGTGGGCGGACAGCGCCTTGAGGAACTGGGCCCGAACTATGTGGCGCCCACGATCCTGGCCGATGCCGGAGAGGACGCCGTGCTCTGTTGCGAGGAGACGTTCGGTCCGGTGGCGCCGCTGTTCCGTTTCGAATCGGAGGACGAGGTGATCGAGAAGGCCAACGACACGCCGTTCGGCCTGGCGGGCTACTTCTATTCAGAGAACGTCAGCCGCATCTGGCGTGTTGCCGATGCCCTGGAAACCGGCATTGTCGGCATCAACGAAGGTGCGGTGGCATCGGAGGCCGCGCCTTTCGGGGGCGTCAAGGAATCCGGTTACGGTCGGGAAGGCTCCAGGTACGGCCTGGAGGACTATATGCACATCAAATATCTCTGCCAGGGCAACCTGCGCCAAACCAGCGGAGGCTGA
- a CDS encoding outer membrane protein encodes MHRIGILALLLVVPILPGVALADRAGTWDFSVQMVGNLDETSRGDNDSRLDIDSDLGLAFGGAYHATEHLQFGVDLTFLNPDYEARFNIDGGGTRTVKTELDVFNTHIYGAWNFMEGPLTPYVRAGLGWTYIDSNIISSDVPVGVCWWDPWLGYVCSATYNTYDDTQFSYGAGAGVRYEFGEHYFVQAGFDHFELTDDDLGASPDFDVWRIQFGWRVRYW; translated from the coding sequence ATGCATCGAATCGGGATTCTGGCCCTGTTACTGGTCGTGCCGATCCTCCCCGGAGTGGCACTGGCCGACCGCGCCGGCACCTGGGACTTTTCCGTCCAGATGGTCGGTAACCTGGACGAGACCAGCCGTGGCGATAACGACTCCCGACTGGATATCGACTCCGACCTTGGCCTGGCCTTCGGCGGGGCCTATCACGCCACCGAGCACCTCCAGTTCGGCGTCGACCTCACGTTCCTGAACCCGGATTACGAAGCCCGTTTCAATATCGACGGTGGCGGTACCCGCACCGTCAAGACCGAGCTGGACGTGTTCAATACCCACATCTACGGTGCCTGGAACTTCATGGAAGGCCCGCTGACGCCCTATGTGCGTGCCGGTCTGGGCTGGACCTACATCGATTCCAACATCATCTCCAGCGATGTGCCGGTCGGTGTGTGCTGGTGGGATCCGTGGCTGGGCTACGTCTGCTCCGCCACTTACAACACCTACGACGACACCCAGTTCAGCTATGGCGCCGGGGCCGGTGTGCGTTACGAGTTTGGCGAGCATTATTTCGTGCAGGCGGGCTTCGACCATTTCGAACTGACCGACGATGACCTGGGTGCCAGCCCGGATTTCGACGTCTGGCGAATCCAGTTCGGTTGGCGCGTGCGCTACTGGTAA
- a CDS encoding DUF2059 domain-containing protein, with protein sequence MNTLKYLAFTLALATSSAALADAASTAEAEKLLDAINMEETLDRSISQMLDVQLNQQPSLKPYKDVMLRFFSKYMSYDNIKPDLVSIYADAFTAEELRELNAFYTTDIGQKAIRTMPDLMAKGAQMGAQRVQAHIGELRTMIAEEAERLEQQP encoded by the coding sequence GTGAATACCCTCAAGTACCTTGCCTTTACGCTGGCGCTGGCCACGTCTTCCGCCGCCCTGGCGGATGCCGCTTCCACCGCCGAGGCGGAAAAACTGCTCGATGCGATCAACATGGAAGAGACCCTGGATCGTTCGATCAGCCAGATGCTGGATGTGCAACTGAACCAGCAGCCGTCCCTGAAACCCTACAAGGACGTGATGCTTCGCTTCTTCAGCAAGTACATGAGCTACGACAACATCAAACCGGACCTGGTCAGTATCTATGCCGATGCGTTCACGGCCGAGGAGTTGCGCGAGCTGAACGCGTTCTACACCACGGACATCGGCCAGAAGGCGATCCGCACCATGCCGGACCTGATGGCCAAGGGCGCGCAGATGGGCGCCCAGCGGGTCCAGGCCCACATCGGCGAACTGCGCACCATGATCGCCGAAGAGGCGGAGCGCCTCGAACAGCAACCCTGA
- a CDS encoding tartrate dehydrogenase, whose product MTDYRIALIPGDGIGGEVMDAAWPVLQTLADRHGFGLDGEWLPWSCEYYLKHNEMMPADGVEQLRRFDGIYLGAVGLPATVPDHVSLRGLLLAIRQGLDLSVNERPHRLLAGVTGPLRTAEPFDILCVRENTEGEYSGAGGRVHHGGDREVAVETSIFTRVGVERVLRYGFEQARRRRCKLASVTKSNAQRHSMVFWDEITREVAKDYPDVEVTAYHVDAIAARMITHPQSLDVVVASNLFGDILTDIGAAIQGGLGFAASANINPRGTGPGMFEPVHGSAPDIMGRGLANPLATLWAGALMLRHLGETAAADALLAAIEQVTAAGQGTPDMGGELSTQALAEAVRAAL is encoded by the coding sequence ATGACTGACTATCGGATTGCGCTGATACCGGGCGACGGTATTGGCGGTGAAGTAATGGACGCCGCCTGGCCGGTGCTGCAGACCCTGGCGGACCGGCACGGCTTCGGGCTGGATGGCGAATGGCTGCCCTGGTCCTGCGAGTACTACCTCAAACACAACGAAATGATGCCGGCCGATGGCGTGGAGCAATTGCGGCGCTTCGACGGCATTTACCTGGGCGCTGTGGGCCTGCCGGCCACGGTGCCGGACCACGTCTCGCTGCGTGGCCTGCTGCTGGCGATCCGCCAGGGCCTGGATCTGTCCGTGAACGAACGGCCGCACCGTTTGCTGGCCGGTGTCACTGGACCGCTGCGGACGGCTGAGCCGTTCGACATCCTGTGTGTACGGGAGAACACCGAGGGCGAATACAGCGGCGCGGGTGGCCGGGTGCACCACGGCGGCGATCGCGAAGTGGCGGTGGAAACCTCCATCTTTACCCGGGTGGGTGTGGAGCGGGTCCTGCGCTATGGTTTCGAGCAGGCGCGCCGGCGGCGGTGCAAACTGGCGTCGGTGACCAAGTCCAACGCCCAGCGTCATAGCATGGTGTTCTGGGACGAGATTACCCGGGAAGTCGCCAAAGACTATCCAGACGTGGAAGTCACTGCCTATCACGTGGATGCGATTGCGGCGCGGATGATCACGCATCCGCAGTCCCTCGATGTGGTCGTTGCCTCCAACCTGTTCGGCGACATCCTGACGGACATCGGTGCGGCCATCCAGGGAGGCCTGGGCTTCGCCGCGTCCGCCAACATCAATCCCCGGGGCACGGGGCCGGGGATGTTTGAACCGGTGCATGGCTCGGCGCCGGACATCATGGGCCGAGGGCTGGCCAATCCGCTCGCTACACTTTGGGCTGGTGCGCTGATGCTCCGGCATCTTGGGGAGACAGCGGCCGCGGATGCGCTGCTCGCTGCGATCGAGCAGGTGACGGCAGCCGGCCAGGGCACGCCCGATATGGGCGGCGAGCTGTCGACCCAGGCTCTCGCGGAAGCGGTGCGGGCGGCTCTCTGA
- a CDS encoding DctP family TRAP transporter solute-binding subunit, whose amino-acid sequence MNRTFCAVLCGLLLLAPVTASAEPQKLIFSYVTSSDTPTGKLVALFKKLVERKLDDRYTIEIVPEGRLMDDAQAVDAVASGEIAFAVPPVSKFGDYTQQLKVFDLPFLFPDMGAVNRFEQGPVGQQLLESMSGKGIVGLGYLHNGAKQLTANQPFHTPSDLAGLSFRIMNSDVLRKQFERLGATPVPLPFPEVYQALADDRIQGQENTWSNIYSKRFYEHQPYMMESNHGMLEGMLITNAGFWNGLSEEERRHFRYAAHMALEYGNAMSLAKGANDREALLSMKSVDIYQPGATELAQWREVMEPLWDEYRSAVGADVLQAAQAAGN is encoded by the coding sequence ATGAACCGGACTTTTTGTGCAGTACTGTGCGGCCTGCTGTTGCTGGCTCCCGTAACCGCTAGCGCGGAGCCCCAGAAGCTGATTTTCTCCTACGTCACCAGTAGCGATACCCCCACCGGCAAGCTGGTGGCGCTGTTCAAGAAACTCGTCGAGCGCAAGCTGGACGACCGATATACCATTGAGATCGTGCCCGAAGGCCGGCTCATGGACGACGCCCAGGCGGTTGACGCGGTGGCGTCCGGGGAGATCGCCTTTGCCGTGCCGCCCGTGTCGAAATTCGGCGATTACACCCAGCAGCTCAAGGTGTTCGACCTGCCATTCCTGTTCCCTGACATGGGCGCGGTCAACCGCTTTGAGCAGGGGCCAGTGGGGCAACAGCTGCTTGAGAGCATGAGCGGCAAAGGCATCGTCGGTCTGGGCTACCTGCATAACGGGGCCAAACAGCTGACCGCCAACCAACCGTTCCACACCCCGTCGGACCTGGCGGGGCTGAGTTTTCGCATCATGAATTCGGACGTGCTGCGCAAGCAGTTCGAACGTCTGGGTGCCACCCCGGTCCCGCTGCCGTTCCCCGAGGTCTACCAGGCGCTGGCGGATGACCGTATCCAGGGGCAGGAGAACACCTGGTCCAATATCTATTCCAAGCGCTTCTACGAGCATCAGCCCTACATGATGGAATCCAACCACGGCATGCTCGAAGGTATGCTGATCACCAACGCGGGCTTCTGGAACGGGCTGAGCGAAGAGGAGCGGCGCCACTTTCGTTACGCCGCGCATATGGCGTTGGAGTACGGCAACGCCATGTCCCTGGCCAAGGGCGCCAATGACCGGGAGGCGTTGCTCAGCATGAAATCGGTGGATATCTACCAGCCCGGCGCCACGGAGCTGGCGCAGTGGCGAGAGGTCATGGAGCCGCTTTGGGACGAGTACCGGTCCGCCGTCGGCGCCGATGTGCTCCAGGCCGCCCAGGCAGCCGGCAATTAG
- a CDS encoding tripartite tricarboxylate transporter substrate binding protein produces the protein MHKLIKTSVLMAGLLGAGLAYAEYPTKPITMVIPYNAGGGTDVLARAMQPALEESLGQTIIVSNVPGGGGILGFTKVANARADGYTVTIPNNVIFATEGMGNATYHSDDFDYLGNVLTDNYMVAVRADGPWQSWQDLLEDMKANPNSVKFGFSGYGGSTHVASEMLSDSAGYKAKQVPYDGSSKAVLAAMGDHIDALMLNVGDLAAGLKSGKLRPLMILGDKRLQEYPEVPTAQEEGLKLSLTNWRGVAAPAGVDDEVRQAWAEALKQATADPAFRKAIATQGAEIEYIPPGETLDERMATLAESFIQTAHKLKQ, from the coding sequence ATGCACAAGCTGATAAAAACGTCCGTTCTGATGGCCGGTCTCCTGGGTGCGGGCCTGGCGTATGCCGAGTACCCCACCAAACCGATCACCATGGTCATCCCCTACAATGCCGGCGGCGGTACCGATGTGCTGGCGCGGGCCATGCAACCGGCGCTGGAAGAGTCGCTGGGGCAGACCATCATTGTCTCCAACGTCCCCGGTGGCGGTGGTATTCTGGGCTTTACCAAGGTGGCCAATGCCCGCGCCGACGGCTACACCGTCACCATCCCCAACAACGTGATCTTCGCCACCGAAGGTATGGGGAACGCAACCTACCACTCCGATGATTTCGACTATCTGGGCAACGTGCTGACCGACAATTACATGGTCGCGGTCCGTGCGGACGGTCCCTGGCAATCCTGGCAGGACCTCCTGGAGGATATGAAAGCCAACCCCAACAGTGTGAAATTCGGCTTCTCCGGCTACGGCGGCTCCACCCACGTGGCCAGCGAAATGCTCTCTGACAGCGCCGGTTACAAGGCCAAGCAAGTGCCTTACGACGGCTCGTCCAAGGCCGTGCTGGCGGCGATGGGGGACCACATCGACGCGCTGATGCTCAACGTGGGGGATCTCGCCGCGGGCCTGAAATCCGGCAAGCTGCGCCCCTTGATGATTCTTGGGGACAAGCGCCTGCAGGAATACCCGGAGGTCCCCACGGCGCAGGAAGAAGGCCTCAAGCTCTCCCTGACCAACTGGCGCGGTGTCGCGGCACCGGCGGGTGTGGATGATGAGGTCAGACAGGCCTGGGCCGAGGCGCTCAAGCAGGCGACCGCCGATCCGGCCTTCCGCAAGGCGATCGCAACCCAGGGCGCTGAGATCGAATACATCCCGCCGGGCGAAACGCTCGACGAGCGGATGGCCACCCTGGCGGAGTCGTTTATCCAGACGGCCCATAAGCTGAAACAATAA
- a CDS encoding TetR/AcrR family transcriptional regulator, producing MGSRSDTSCKPAVRPGGRSARVQQAVHEAVRALCEEAGRDALTVPQVAERAGVTPSTIYRRWGNLKELMADVAAERLQPDAPLADTGSLEGDLMAWAGDYMEEMASAPGQQVLADALGSHNLALRQRCWAWQRDQMAFMLERARARGESPLPTIDALLDGIMGPLTYRLSYAPDSLSRDGLAHWVRRSLSVTAMAPA from the coding sequence ATGGGATCCAGAAGCGATACGAGTTGCAAGCCAGCGGTCAGGCCCGGTGGCCGGAGTGCGCGGGTCCAGCAGGCGGTGCATGAGGCGGTTCGGGCATTGTGCGAGGAGGCCGGACGCGACGCCCTGACGGTGCCGCAGGTGGCCGAGAGGGCTGGCGTGACGCCGTCGACCATCTACCGCCGCTGGGGCAACCTTAAGGAGCTGATGGCCGATGTCGCCGCCGAGCGCCTGCAGCCGGACGCGCCACTGGCGGACACCGGCAGTCTGGAAGGCGACCTCATGGCCTGGGCCGGTGACTACATGGAGGAGATGGCTTCCGCACCCGGTCAGCAGGTCCTGGCGGACGCCCTGGGCAGCCACAACCTGGCGTTGCGTCAGCGTTGCTGGGCGTGGCAGCGCGACCAGATGGCGTTCATGCTGGAGCGGGCCCGGGCCCGCGGCGAGTCACCCCTGCCCACGATTGATGCCTTGCTCGACGGTATCATGGGCCCGCTGACATACCGCCTGAGCTACGCGCCGGATTCCCTGTCCCGGGACGGTCTGGCGCACTGGGTTCGCCGGTCACTCTCTGTGACCGCGATGGCCCCGGCATGA
- a CDS encoding MFS transporter — protein sequence MTASVHTTPEPGANPRQLVFYTLVVVAFLAASSVPTPLYPLYQATWHFSTPMLTLAFATYLFALLLTLLFTGPLSDYLGRRPVIATALILEIGAMLCFWGAHDLTWLFIARALQGMATGIATSALGAALIDSDHRHGPILASVAPMIGMGLGALGSSVLVAEAPYPMRLVFVIMVAIFVWQSIGMRSTRESVQRRAGALAAMRPRVHIPANVLPTFLRVIPANIAAWSLGGFSLSLGPMLAKDVTGLDNAMIGGLMVCLLSTMGAVSVWRMRVLATRQILMFSGTLLPLGMSIILGSVYTHSTPLLLTGFTVAGLGFGTGFMGAMRAIMALAPAGERSSLMSVIYVVSYLSASLPALAAGLASQRYGFEPTVYGYGLYVMALSLLALAGVLSQRPQAASCN from the coding sequence ATGACCGCTTCCGTCCACACCACTCCCGAGCCTGGCGCCAACCCGCGCCAGCTGGTGTTTTACACGCTGGTCGTGGTGGCGTTCCTGGCGGCCTCCAGCGTTCCCACGCCGCTGTATCCGCTGTACCAGGCGACCTGGCATTTTTCCACGCCCATGCTGACCCTGGCGTTCGCCACCTACCTGTTTGCCCTGCTGCTGACGTTGCTGTTCACCGGTCCGCTGTCGGACTACCTGGGACGACGGCCGGTGATCGCCACGGCACTGATCCTGGAAATCGGCGCCATGCTCTGCTTCTGGGGCGCCCACGACCTGACCTGGCTGTTCATCGCCCGGGCCTTGCAAGGCATGGCGACCGGCATCGCCACCAGTGCCCTGGGCGCCGCGCTGATCGACAGCGACCACCGGCATGGTCCGATCCTGGCCAGTGTCGCGCCGATGATCGGCATGGGACTGGGCGCGCTCGGCTCCAGCGTACTCGTGGCCGAAGCCCCCTACCCCATGCGTCTGGTGTTCGTGATCATGGTCGCGATCTTCGTCTGGCAGTCGATCGGTATGCGCAGCACCCGGGAAAGCGTCCAGCGCCGCGCCGGTGCACTGGCCGCCATGCGTCCCCGGGTGCACATTCCCGCCAACGTGCTGCCCACCTTTCTGCGCGTGATTCCGGCCAACATCGCCGCCTGGTCACTGGGTGGTTTCAGCCTGTCGCTCGGCCCCATGCTGGCCAAGGACGTGACCGGTCTCGACAATGCCATGATCGGTGGCCTGATGGTGTGCCTGCTGTCGACCATGGGGGCCGTCAGCGTGTGGCGCATGCGCGTGCTGGCAACCCGGCAGATCCTCATGTTCTCGGGCACCCTGCTCCCACTGGGGATGTCCATCATTCTGGGCAGTGTCTACACTCACTCCACGCCCCTGCTGCTGACCGGATTCACGGTGGCCGGACTGGGCTTCGGTACCGGCTTCATGGGCGCGATGCGCGCGATCATGGCCCTGGCGCCGGCCGGCGAACGCTCGTCGCTGATGTCGGTGATCTATGTGGTCAGTTATCTGTCTGCCAGCCTGCCGGCCCTGGCAGCGGGCCTGGCTTCCCAGCGCTATGGTTTCGAGCCGACCGTCTACGGCTACGGCCTCTACGTGATGGCGCTGTCGCTGCTGGCGCTGGCCGGGGTACTCAGCCAGCGCCCGCAAGCGGCATCCTGCAACTGA